In the Sphingobacterium sp. PCS056 genome, AAAACAGCCTATTCTTATATTTTTACACGGAAGAAGCCTTTCAGGAACCAACTTGGACCGTGTCAAAAGGTATGGCGTATTGTATGCAATGGATAAAGGGCAAGAAGTCCCGGGGATAATTATAGCTCCCCAATCTAGAGGTGGCTGGGATCCTGACAAAGTCATGGAGATCGTGGATTATGTGATCGAGCATTATAATGCAGATGCAGATCGCGTTTATGTTTGTGGCATGAGTATGGGAGGTTATGGAACCATGGATGTAGCAGGAAAGTATCCTGATCGTATCGCAGCAGCTGTAGCCATATGTGGTGGAGGAAGTGTTAAATATGCCGACAATCTAAGTCAGGTACCCCTATGGGTGCAACATGGTAATCGTGATCGAGCCGTACCGATGTCCGAGTCAAAAAAAATCGTCAATGCCATAAAAAAAGCAGATCCTGAGGCTGATGTTACCTTAACGATTATACCAGGAGGTACACATGGAAGTGTAGAAAATTTGTTCCATAAAGACGAAATCTACAACTGGCTTTTTAAACATAATCGCAAAGGCACCTAAACAATAACTCCTATTTTTTGTTTTGAGTTATGTCAAATATTACACAAGAGGGTAATATTCAAATTTATTTTCAATCTAAATTACAAGATATCACAATCGATTGATTTGTAATTTTAATAATACTTATTGACGTTCAATAGAATTATTGTAAAACCATATGTTAAATTTTGTTAAATTTTCGGATTTCGTAATTATTTATGATTTTAACAAAGAGCTCAACAAGTAAACACTCTTGTTAAGAGTATATTAAGTTTTTGTTAAGTGCTTCCAATGTTAAATTCTCTTTTTACTTTTGCGGCATAACTATTAACAAAAATTTTCTTTATGAAAAGACCCTTACTCTTTTTTGCGCTTGTATTAGCAAGTTATGGTACCATTCATGCTCAAGTAACCACGAGTAGTGTGACTGGGATTGTAAAAGAATCCTCAGGTCAAGTGACATCTGGAGCAACGATTAAAGCCACTCACGTTCCTTCAGGTACGGTTTATTCGAGTGCAGCAAATGCAGCTGGACGCTTTAATTTAGCCAATATGCGTGTTGGAGGCCCATACAAGATCGTTGTTACTTTTATTGGACAGAAGCCGGTTGTTTACGATGATGTCTATTTACAGTTAGGCGAGCCTTTTGTTTTAAACCCTATTTTTGGAAATGAAACAACCAATTTGAATGAAGTTGTCGTAACAGGCCGAAACACACTTAAAAGTGAAAAAAATGGAGCTTCTACAATTGTTGGTCGCCGTCAAATTGAAAATTTACCATCTATTACTCGTAGCGTAAATGATCTGACAAGATTGACACCGCAAGCTAATGGTGCATCAATTGGGGGAGGTAATTTTAGATCAAATAATTTTACACTGGATGGTGCCAATTTTAATAACCAATTTGGTATTGGAAGTAATGTGCCTGCAGATGGCTCTCCAATATCTATTGATGCGATTGAACAAATTTCTGTAAATGTAACGCCTTATGATGTCAGACAATCTGGATTTACTGGAGCAGCAATAAATGCAGTTACTAGATCAGGTAGAAATGAGTTCTTTGGATCAGCTTTTTACACTGGTCGTTCTGACAAGCAACAAGGTACTCGAATTGGAGATGTTTTAACTCCCGTAAATCAACTTTCAGTAAAACAATATGGTGTAAGTTTAGGCGGACCAATTATTAAAGATAAATTGTTCTTCTTTGTAAACTTAGAACAAAATAAGACTGAAGAGCCAGGACCAGTTAAAATTGCCTCTTCACCATCAAATGTATTTGGAGCTGCAACAACTCCTTCTTATGTCGCACGACCAACAGAAGCTTTTATGGACGAAGTTTCGAATTACCTGAGGGATAAATATGGTTATGAGACTGGCCCATATCAAGGATACTCAAATAAAAGTAATAATGATAAAATATTTGCACGAATTGACTGGAATATAGCAAATAATCATAAAATTAATTTTAGATATAATCAAGTTAAAGCTAAAACTCCAGCCACGATCAGTAACTCCTATACAGGTTCTGGAGTATCTGGTATAAGTCGTACAGGTAGTAATGCTTTACATTTTTCAAACTCCAATTACTTTCAAGAAACAAATTTATATTCTGGAACTTTAGAATACACCGGTAAAATTGGAAATGTTAATCAATCTGCTAGGATTTCTTATGTCAACCAAGACGAACCTCGCTCAGTAAATGGCGGTTTATTTCCATTGGTTGATATCAAACAAGGTGATAATGTTATAACTACTTTTGGCTATGAACCATTTTCATATGGAAATTTAAGATCCGTAAAAACATGGACTGCAAATTATGATGTAGATTATACCGTTGATAACCATAACTTTACAGCTGGATTGCAATTTGAAAATAGTAATGTTAAAAATGGATTTCAAAGATTTGGTGCAGGCTATTATTTGTTTAACTCATGGGATGATTTTAAGAACGGCGCGAAAGCAACTAATTATGCCCTAACTTATCCATTAACACCTGATGGTTCTCAAGCATTTCCAGGCTTTAAATTCAATCAATGGTCTCTTTACTTTCAAGATCAATACACTGTAAATGAAAAGTTAAAATTAACTGGAGGCTTACGCTTTGAACTTCCAGGTTACCCAGATGTAAGTCAAGTAAAAGAACATCCTTTAATTTCAGCTTTAACATTTGCTGATGGTTTGAAAATAAACACAGGTGTTTTACCAAAAACAAAAATAATGGTTTCGCCAAGATTTGGTTTTAACTATGATGTTCTTGGAGACCGATCACTTATGTTAAGAGGAGGAACGGGAGTTTTTACTGGTCGTATACCATTTGTATGGATTGTGTCCCAATCGGGGGATTCAGGAATGCTACAAGCTTCGATTACAAAATCTGGGCCAGATGTTCCTAATTTTAGTCCAGATATTAAAGCAAATTACCCAGCTACTATTGCTGATCCCACAACTTCAATATCATCATCAAGTATTTCGGTTATGGATCCTAATTTGAAATTCCCGTCTACATGGAAATCTAGTCTTGCTTTTGACTATAAATTACCTTTTGGGGTGGTCGGAACTCTAGAAGCAATTTATAATAAAGATATCAATGCAGTAGTTGCTAGGAATGTTAATTTAGCGGATCCAAAAGAAATGAATATTGCCGGATATGCAGATCACCGCTTTATATATGGGGATGCAAACATAGATAAATACATCAATAAATTAGATAAAGGGCAGGCATCTTCAACTGGTAAAAGCGCATTTTCTGCTATTCAAATGTCAAACCAAAAGGGAGGACACTATTGGTCAGTAACTGCACAATTGGCAAAAGCATTTGAAGATGGTTTCTCTGCATCTTTAGCTTATACTAGAAGTGGAGCTAAAAATTACGGTGATGGAGCAGGAAGTCAAATCGCGAATTTATGGTCTCTACCTTATCAATCAATAGGTAATTCAAATATTCCAACATTAGGATATACCGATAATGTGTTGCCAGATCGCTTGGTGGGATCAGTTTCCTATAATAATAAGTGGATTAAAAACTTGAATACCGCTGTGACAATATTTTATTCTGGATCTTCAACAGGACGTGTTTCATATGCCTATTCTGCAGACTTTAACCGTGACGGACAGAACAATGATTTAATTTATGTACCTAAGGATGCGTCTGAGATTACATTTGTAAATATTGCAGCTTCACCAGGATCAATATATGGTGGAAAAGCATATACAGCAAAAGAACAATCTGACATATTTTTTGACCTTATTGATAATGACGATTACTTAAAAAGTAGAAAAGGTCAGTATGCTGAACGTAATGGTGGTACTATGCCGTGGAGACATCAGTTTGATCTAAGATTATCTCAAGAATTATTCAATGGAATAGGTGGTGGTAAAAATTCATTAGAATTTTTCTGGGATGTATTTAATGTTGGAAATTTATTCAATTCAGATTGGGGTGTATTTAAAACAAGTAATAATTTATTGCTAATCCCGACCAACATGACGAGTACAAGTTCAACTCCAGCTTTAGATGTTCAAGGAAATATAAATCCGACATTTAGATTAAATGGTGCAAACGGAGATGTAATTAGATCAACAACTCGCGTTAATGAAACAATAACATCAACATATTATATGCAGTTTGGTATCAAATTCAAATTTAATTAAATACAAATTGATCTATATAAAAAGGGGTATGCATATATTGCATCCCCATTTTTTATGAAATAAGATCTCCAAAAATTATGTATAAAACAGGGTGTTGTTAGCTTACTAACAACACCCTGTTTTTTTTACATCTTAGGATCCGCTTTGTATCCTTTCTAAAAATATACAAAGATTATAGTCTTAAACCAATAAACAGGTTATTGTCTATAATTCTCTCTTTGTTGAGATAGCTTTTAATTACAGAAGTCATAAAAAAAGGATCAAAACTCCTCAGAGATTTGATCCTTTTTCGCTTAATCTAACAAAGCGTCGAAATTTTATTTGTTGTCAATCTAGTAAAATTGACTTTGGATATAGCCTCTTTTATGTTATTAAATTTTAGAAATTTCCTGCTTAGCGTTTCACTTCTTTTGGCTTTCTAAATATAAAATAGAGTCCACCTAATATAAAAGGAATACTTAAAAGCTGTCCCATATTTAGTGCCATACCTTGCTCAAAATCTTCTTGATCTATTTTAAACGTTTCGAGATAAAGACGGGCGGAGAAAAGCAATACAAAGAAGAGTCCCATTAGAGAACCTGGCTTCTCCATTTTTTTGCTCTTAAATAGGTAAGCAATAATAAAGAAGATGATGATGTAAGCAATAGCTTCATAAAGTTGTCCTGGGTGACGGGGCACTTGATCTACATGATCAAAAACAACCGCCCATGGTTTATCCGTTGGTGTACCAATAATCTCCGAATTGAAAAAGTTACCCAAACGAATAAATGCTCCTGCAATAGGTACGACAACCACCAGACGATCTGCTAACCACAAAAAATTTGTTTTCGTTTTTCTACAGAATAAATATAATGCGGTCAATATACCAATAGCACCACCATGGCTAGCCAATCCTGCAAATCCAGTCATCTGAAATTGACCGTTTACAAATTTAAAGGGCAATACCATCTCCCACAAATGGTCTTTATAATAATCGAATTCATAAAATAGACAATGACCTAATCTTGCGCCAATTAAAGTGCCAAGAAAGATATAAATACTCAATTGATCCAATAATTCTTGACTCTTATTTTCATTTCTGAATATTTTAAGCATGATCATATACGATACTGCAAAAGCCGCTAGCCAACATAATGCATAGTAACGAAGACCAAAAGTGCCGATTTTAAATATTTCAGGATCTAAATTCCAATGTATGACGCTGAATAAATTCTCCATATTGTCTGTTAATTTTTTATAAGCGTAAATATAATGTTTAAAATCATTTTCATAACATCATTTAATAGGAATAAAGCTAAAAAACGGAGAAAAGTGCGTGATATCGTCCCAGATTAAATAAATTCAATTTTTACTTTTGTGGTTACTATAATTTTTCATAATTTGACGTCGGAAATAAAATTTGGAGCATGGCAGACAAGAAGAAGAAAGAAAATAAACATATTTCAATAGTAACAAAGGACTCGATTTCTTTTTTGAAAAATATATTAATAATCCATCACCAACTGGATTTGAATGGGAGGGACAGCGCCTGTGGTTAGATTATTTGAAGCCATATGTTGACGAAACATTTACGGACAATTATGGTACTGCTGTAGGAGTGATCAATCCTCAGGCTGAATATAAAGTAGTTATAGAAGCTCATGCTGATGAGATTTCTTGGTTTGTTAACTACATCACAAAAGATGGATTAATTTATGTCATCCGCAATGGTGGTTCGGATCATCAGATCGCGCCATCCAAGAAAGTAAATATTCATACCGATAAAGGGATTGTAAAAGCAGTATTTGGCTGGCCCGCAATCCATACACGTTCTGGCGAGAAAGAAGAAGCACCTACTTTAAAAAATATCTTCCTCGATTGTGGCTGTATTTCCAAGGAAGAAGTAGAAGCATTAGGTATTCATGTCGGTTGCGTGGTTACTTATGAAGATGAATTCAGTATCCTGAATAACCGTTACTACGTAGGTCGGGCAATGGATAACCGTGCTGGTGGCTTTATGATTGCAGAGGTAGCGCGTTTACTCAAAGAAAATAAGAAAAAATTGCCATTTGGCTTGTATATAGTGAACTCTGTACAAGAAGAAATCGGTCTACGTGGCGCTGAAATGATCGCACAACGCATCAAACCTAATGTTGCAATCGTCACCGATGTGACACACGATACGCAAACACCGATGATCAACAAGATCACGCAAGGGGATCTGTCATCTGGAGGTGGACCTGTATTATCGTATGCACCAGCTGTACAGATTAATCTAAACAAATTGTTGGTTCAAGTTGCGGAAAAAAATGCAATTCCTTTTCAACGTCAAGCTTCGTCACGATCTA is a window encoding:
- a CDS encoding prolyl oligopeptidase family serine peptidase, coding for MHITKDRNPYPFLVFNLVLTLFFSILHQDCQAQLKAIKGQTAYPFLLNLPEGEATTKQPILIFLHGRSLSGTNLDRVKRYGVLYAMDKGQEVPGIIIAPQSRGGWDPDKVMEIVDYVIEHYNADADRVYVCGMSMGGYGTMDVAGKYPDRIAAAVAICGGGSVKYADNLSQVPLWVQHGNRDRAVPMSESKKIVNAIKKADPEADVTLTIIPGGTHGSVENLFHKDEIYNWLFKHNRKGT
- a CDS encoding carboxypeptidase regulatory-like domain-containing protein — encoded protein: MKRPLLFFALVLASYGTIHAQVTTSSVTGIVKESSGQVTSGATIKATHVPSGTVYSSAANAAGRFNLANMRVGGPYKIVVTFIGQKPVVYDDVYLQLGEPFVLNPIFGNETTNLNEVVVTGRNTLKSEKNGASTIVGRRQIENLPSITRSVNDLTRLTPQANGASIGGGNFRSNNFTLDGANFNNQFGIGSNVPADGSPISIDAIEQISVNVTPYDVRQSGFTGAAINAVTRSGRNEFFGSAFYTGRSDKQQGTRIGDVLTPVNQLSVKQYGVSLGGPIIKDKLFFFVNLEQNKTEEPGPVKIASSPSNVFGAATTPSYVARPTEAFMDEVSNYLRDKYGYETGPYQGYSNKSNNDKIFARIDWNIANNHKINFRYNQVKAKTPATISNSYTGSGVSGISRTGSNALHFSNSNYFQETNLYSGTLEYTGKIGNVNQSARISYVNQDEPRSVNGGLFPLVDIKQGDNVITTFGYEPFSYGNLRSVKTWTANYDVDYTVDNHNFTAGLQFENSNVKNGFQRFGAGYYLFNSWDDFKNGAKATNYALTYPLTPDGSQAFPGFKFNQWSLYFQDQYTVNEKLKLTGGLRFELPGYPDVSQVKEHPLISALTFADGLKINTGVLPKTKIMVSPRFGFNYDVLGDRSLMLRGGTGVFTGRIPFVWIVSQSGDSGMLQASITKSGPDVPNFSPDIKANYPATIADPTTSISSSSISVMDPNLKFPSTWKSSLAFDYKLPFGVVGTLEAIYNKDINAVVARNVNLADPKEMNIAGYADHRFIYGDANIDKYINKLDKGQASSTGKSAFSAIQMSNQKGGHYWSVTAQLAKAFEDGFSASLAYTRSGAKNYGDGAGSQIANLWSLPYQSIGNSNIPTLGYTDNVLPDRLVGSVSYNNKWIKNLNTAVTIFYSGSSTGRVSYAYSADFNRDGQNNDLIYVPKDASEITFVNIAASPGSIYGGKAYTAKEQSDIFFDLIDNDDYLKSRKGQYAERNGGTMPWRHQFDLRLSQELFNGIGGGKNSLEFFWDVFNVGNLFNSDWGVFKTSNNLLLIPTNMTSTSSTPALDVQGNINPTFRLNGANGDVIRSTTRVNETITSTYYMQFGIKFKFN
- the lgt gene encoding prolipoprotein diacylglyceryl transferase, yielding MENLFSVIHWNLDPEIFKIGTFGLRYYALCWLAAFAVSYMIMLKIFRNENKSQELLDQLSIYIFLGTLIGARLGHCLFYEFDYYKDHLWEMVLPFKFVNGQFQMTGFAGLASHGGAIGILTALYLFCRKTKTNFLWLADRLVVVVPIAGAFIRLGNFFNSEIIGTPTDKPWAVVFDHVDQVPRHPGQLYEAIAYIIIFFIIAYLFKSKKMEKPGSLMGLFFVLLFSARLYLETFKIDQEDFEQGMALNMGQLLSIPFILGGLYFIFRKPKEVKR